A genomic segment from Nicotiana tabacum cultivar K326 chromosome 7, ASM71507v2, whole genome shotgun sequence encodes:
- the LOC107763186 gene encoding cyprosin: protein MESKHLWLSLLLWVIACSVLSASCENLLRVGLKKQPLDVNSINAARVARQQDRYGKNMNGIEKKLGDSDLDIVSLKNYLDAQYYGEIGVGSPPQKFKVIFDTGSSNLWVPSSRCYFSIACWIHSKYKAGKSSTYTRNGESCSIRYGTGSISGHFSQDNVQVGDLVVKDQVFIEATREPSITFIIAKFDGILGLGFQEISVGNATPVWYNMMGQGLVKEPVFSFWINRDATAKEGGELVFGGVDSNHFKGNHTYVPLTQKGYWQFNMGDFLIGNASTGVCAGGCAAIVDSGTSLLAGPTTVVTQINHAIGAEGVVSMECKTIVSQYGEMIWNLLVSGVKPDQVCSQAGLCYFSGAQHVSSNIRSVVERETEGSSVGEAPLCTACEMAVVWMQNQLKQKETKERVLEYVNQLCEKLPSPMGESVIDCSMISAMPNITFTIKDKAYVLTPEQYILKIGEGITTICMSGFAALDVPPPRGPLWILGDVFMGVYHTVFDYGNSRLGFAEAV from the exons ATGGAAAGTAAACATCTTTGGCTTTCTCTCCTTTTATGGGTCATCGCGTGCTCTGTACTTTCTGCTTCCTGTGAAAATTTGCTTAGAGTTGGTTTGAAGAAGCAACCCCTGGACGTTAATAGCATAAATGCTGCAAGAGTAGCCAGACAACAAGACAGATATGGGAAGAATATGAATGGCATAGAAAAGAAATTGGGTGACTCAGATTTGGATATAGTCTCCTTAAAGAACTACTTGGATGCCCAATACTATGGAGAGATTGGTGTTGGTTCACCTCCTCAGAAATTCAAAGTTATCTTTGATACAGGGAGTTCTAACCTCTGGGTTCCATCATCAAGATGTTATTTCTCT ATTGCATGCTGGATCCACTCCAAGTACAAGGCGGGCAAGTCCAGTACATATACAAGAAATG GGGAATCTTGTTCAATCCGCTATGGAACTGGATCAATATCTGGCCATTTCAGTCAAGACAATGTTCAAGTTGGTGATCTCGTAGTTAAAGATCAG GTGTTTATTGAGGCGACGAGAGAACCAAGCATTACATTTATAATTGCAAAGTTTGATGGTATACTAGGGCTTGGTTTCCAGGAAATTTCTGTTGGAAATGCTACACCTGTCTG GTACAATATGATGGGGCAAGGTCTTGTGAAAGAGCCGGTCTTCTCTTTCTGGATTAACCGTGATGCAACTGCAAAAGAGGGGGGTGAACTTGTTTTTGGTGGAGTTGATTCAAATCACTTCAAGGGTAATCATACATATGTTCCTTTGACTCAGAAGGGCTACTGGCAG TTTAATATGGGAGATTTCCTTATCGGGAACGCATCAACAG GTGTTTGTGCGGGTGGTTGTGCTGCTATTGTGGATTCTGGAACATCTCTTCTTGCTGGTCCAACA ACTGTCGTGACACAAATCAACCATGCCATTGGAGCGGAAGGAGTAGTTAGCATGGAATGTAAAACTATCGTTTCCCAGTATGGAGAGATGATCTGGAATTTACTAGTATCAGGG GTGAAACCTGATCAAGTTTGTTCACAAGCAGGTCTATGTTATTTTAGTGGAGCTCAACATGTCAG CTCTAATATCAGATCTGTAGTTGAAAGGGAAACTGAAGGAAGTTCTGTTGGTGAAGCACCATTGTGCACTGCCTGTGAGATGGCAGTTGTTTGGATGCAGAACCAGCTCAAACAGAAGGAAACAAAGGAGAGAGTACTAGAATATGTGAATCAG CTTTGTGAGAAATTGCCAAGTCCAATGGGAGAATCTGTAATCGACTGCAGTATGATCTCAGCCATGCCAAATATTACATTCACTATTAAAGATAAAGCTTATGTGCTCACTCCAGAACAG TACATTCTTAAAATTGGAGAAGGGATTACTACAATTTGCATGAGTGGATTTGCTGCTTTGGATGTGCCACCACCTCGTGGTCCTCTTTG GATTCTCGGAGATGTATTCATGGGGGTATATCACACTGTATTTGACTATGGTAATTCCCGACTGGGTTTTGCTGAAGCCGTGTAA